CCAGGGCTCTCAAGATTGAGTCATAGTCACAATTGAAAGTTACACATGAGAAAGATTTCTCCATTGTTTCAACTTCACAGAAATTCCAGAGAAGTACAACCAATTCGATCTTAAACTtcttaaaaggcagagattgtttGACCCGTAGTGGTAATCCCAGCATCCAGTATAGTACTACCCGAAAattgatattcaataaatatttcaaatggctttttttaattaattcattcactaTTTTATTAGGGCAACCATTTTTCCAGATCCAATTCAGGCAGAGGGTCCAACTCAGCCCTCCATTACCaccgatttctttctttttttctttttctttctttcttttttcatttttttttttcctttacttccaTTTGTTTCAGGAATTTTCTGGCTCTCTCCCTTCAATATTTAAACAGTGGCTTGGGCTGTGACATTGGCCTGGGGATACATAGAGTATCAGTTCTAACAATGAAGATGCTATTTGGAAAGGAGCTTCAATTGGAGGATTTCCTGGGTATTTCTCTGTGCAGGTAAAATGTGCCTTCATTTGCTTATTCAATGAAGACCTCAgtatgaggaaaaggaaagggccctgagaatacaaagaaaaatccaaatcTCTGTCTTACTAAGAGTTGTGTTTGCACATTCTTGTGCCTGTGTGTTTGGGTGAGAGAGGGTTGTTGCTGGGGTTTTTTATGTTTAATACAGTTTATGATTAGGGATTCCACTTCCTCCCATCATTTCCCAGTGTCTCTTTCTAACTCAAAAGGTGGGTTCTGGCAATCGTGACGAGGAAGCTGCCAGATGAGTCCTGAAGTATAGATAACAGTTTGCCAGGAAAACTCCAAGGTTTATTAATGAGAACTCACTATGTGCAACCTGGATCCATAAGAGGTCGCAAATCTCTCAGGGGATTGCAGAATGCACTGTATATGTGTGCCCACCACTGAGTTAAGGTAAGTCACACAACCAGATCCAACTGAGTTTGGCAAGGAAATGTGGCGTCTCTTTTAATGCATGGCTGAGCTACCATTCCGGAACCTCAATCCTATGATTTATCCTGGAACTAACTCCTTTACAGTTTAAGAGGATCTGAGtggggaaaaggcaagaaaactttaggaagcagaaaaaaatctgCCTAAGAAGAGCACTTCCCGTCCCCTTCTCTGATTGACTAGGGTTATTTTGATACTTATCGGTGATTGGCTCTGGCAAACACACCAGGTGGCGGAGACTGAGCCTGGCCCCTGCCCGCCGCCCATTGGCTCCGGCCCTGAGGGCGGGTCCTGGAGCTCAGAAGGAGTAGCGGAAGAGTTAGTGGCTGCCCCGGCTTCAGGCACTTGGTTTCCCGCGTGGGACCGGCGGGTGAGTACCGCTTCTTACACTGTGAACACTGGGCCCCTGGACGCTGTGGAACCACACGCCTCCACTTTCAGTTTCCGCTGGGAAACTGCAGTCCCggccgaggagggaggagggtcgACCGTCCGGCCTCTTCTGAAATCTGGTGCTGTGAGCTCACCTTACTCTGCCCCCAGGCGCCCATGCCCAGCGCCCTCCAGCCGGTCCAGGGGGTTACCATCCCTGTTGCTCTCGGAGATGACTGCCTCCCCCACTGCACCTCCTTCCCACTTGGCTCCTTCCTCAGGAGTCCTTCCCAGGCTCCGCTGCTTTCCCGCAATGTCCTTCCCTGACCGGCTCTCTCCCTCCGCCCCTTCCCGCCAAAGGCACGGACATAAATAACCGTTTATTTAACTGAGGTTTCTTAAAGTAATTTatgtgtaataaaaattaaaacattgaaaCAGGTCTTATTTTGAAAAGCAGTTGTCACTCATCTCCAAATTCTCTGCTGAGGACACCACTTATAACTTTTCCGTGTATTAAATATTTCTGTGACCCTAAATCAGTATGATATGCTTCCACTGCGTTTCCTGATATGtccttttgatatttctttgACTGGCTTATCTTATTGCCACAATCTTCTCAATTTTCGATTGCCATGAGTATTAATACTTTAGTTCTTCTGTTGATCTTTGTATCGCCTAATAATAGTATCAAACTTTAATTATTGTTCTGTCAACTTTAAGCTTAGATGAGGATGTTAGCATTTCCTCTACTTTCAATCTACCATCAGCTGGACCTGAACATTTACATATAATTCTctcatattcaacaaatatttgatgcACTCTTACTGGTGATGGGATAATAGacgtgaacaaaacagacaatgtCCCTATCCACAAGAAACTTTTATTTTGGGAAGTAAgtcaataaacaaatacatagcAAATGATGTCAAGAGCAGGGTCATAGAGAAGTAATTTACAACTGGGAGAACAAGCAGAATGGTCATGAGGTTTGCAGGAAAGTGTGTAAGTTTATCCCTTTGCTTGGCTGGGTACAGATGCTGTTGGAAGAATGAAGGGAGAGAGCTTCCTGTTGGCAAACCAGGATAAGATCATGAGTAGGTTAGTGATTTAACAAAAGTGGATTTCTGAATACTGGATCCCACAGTTTGGTAGTGATAGTGGAAGGAAGAAAAGTGGGGCAGGGAACCCAGTGGCAAGATAGATATGCCCTGCCATTGGCCTGTAACAAAGTCCTATAAGATGTACTGCCCTGCTTTCTATAGGAAGCCCCACTGGACTACTTTAAACCACAGtgatttctctctttcctgaATTTCTATTGTACCTttaaagagattaagtaatttgcccaaggtggAATAGTAGAACCCCTAGCCAAGCACGtgtaaaatgagaacaataatGGTTTCTACCTATGTTTGTGAAATAAATCAAGTTTATCTACGAAAAGTACTCAGAATAGCACCTGGCAGGTAACGTAAGTGCTCAAGGAGTGCTTGCTATTATTATTGCTGTGTAGTGTGCTCTTGGTTACCTACCAAATTATAAAAGCACTTTGGGTTTAGGAACTATTATCTATGCCTAgctgatttattcattcaactaatatttTTTTCAGCAATATCTTCACTGTAGGGCCCTGTTTAGGTGCTGAGGATTCAACAGTAAATAAGACCAACATGGCTCTTCCTTTCACAGACTGTAAGTGGTAACACAAACttgcaaaatgaataaatagatactGCCAACTGAGCCAGGAGCTTGCCACCCACTATTCAAGTTCCATATCAATAATGTAGCCTTgccaaaatctgttttctttctggagTAGTAACCATCAATATGGGTTTGATTGTCATCAAATGATATTTGGTTGTATCTTCCAAAGGgggttttctttcatctcttctcGCCTTCTAATATTCCACTAAAAGCTGAGGAGAGCCTTGGCATCTtggtaaataataaatatgttagtGCTGGAGAAGTGGATAGGGGTTACAGCGCCCAGAGAAAGAACTGCTGTTTCTATACGTTACATTTTAGTATGCaacacaagaaaacaaattaagcaTCTGATTACAAGGGGCTTCTGGCATATTACTTTTCTGTACCTTGAAGTATATAAATATAAGTGTAAACATACCGGAGAATGTAGCTGGAGGTGTTTGTGGCCTTGTTTTGGATTCTGAAACACCACATTTTATGTGAACATACACAAGTACAGGAGAAATAATGCTGATTAGTGGAGCATGACTGGAGTGGGAATGGTCCAGAGGAGAATCCTAGTCAAATAAGTAAAAACTGAGGATTCCGAACATCCACTTGTTTATGCATCTCCATGTGTCCCTTCTGTGGTGTGAGTAATGTAGCCAAGTCAGAACTTCAGTGGGAATACCAATGCTTATTAAACAAAGTTGAAAAAAGTCAGAAGAAAGCagctttggggttttttgggggtggtgggggtggttgttttgttttgtttttcaatcacTAATTGACCTCTATTTActgatctctttttcttttcttctcagccTTTGCTACTTCTCTTTTGTTATATTCATGTTCTGAGAAGGGTGTGCAAAGGAACTATGGATCCTACAGCGTTGGTGGAAGCTGTTGTGGAAGAAGTAGTCTATCCTATCTGCGTGACCTTCCTGAGGGACCCTGTGAGCATCGACTGTGACCACAGCTTCTGCCACAGCTGTCTCTCCAGACTCTGGGAGGTCCTGGGAGAATCCAAGAACTGGGCTTACACCTGTCCCCTCTGTCGAGCTCCTGTCCAGCCAATGAACCTGAGGCCTAATTGGCAACTGGCCAATATGATAGAAAAAGTCCGTCTATTAAGGCTACATCCAGGAATGTGGCTGAAGAGTGATGTGTGTGAACACCATGAGCAACAGCTAAAGGTGTTCTGCAAAGAGGATGGCCTGGTGATGTGTGAGGCCTGCAGCCAATCCCCAGAGCATGAGGCCCACAGTATCGTGCCTGTGCAGGATGTTGCCTGGGAGTATAAGGTGGGAGATGGAGGCTGGCCACTCCAGTCTTTCCCTGCCCCTCACTTGATCATCTCCAGAGATTAAGGGCTTCACCACCAGCCTCAGAGACTACGAGCTGATTCCTTTGGCTCCTAACTCCTCCAGAACCCTGAGATCTAATACAGGGAACTACACTTTTCCCTGTATTCATGactttctttaatttccttccatCCTACTTCTTTTATACTCTAGCCTAGATTTCAACGTGGCTTAATGCCTAACTCAAAGGTGATGTCAGTGCTGAGAATTTGAAGGAGACCAGTTTGGTTTTAACTGGAGTTCTGGATGCCTTTTATGAGTTGAGTATGAGGCTGTTATCTAGGTAGTAAAGACTGTACTTAACTTGCAAATCCCTCCCCGCAGTGCCTTAAATAGTCATTTGACATTGGGTGAGCcattttcattccttcatttataGGCAGAACTGCGGCTTAAAAATTTGAGATCGTGGCAATTGATTTTAGAGCTGGAAGAAACTATAGTCACATAGGACTGAGTGAGGCTTTCTACTGTAATATTCTCAGGTCCGTCTGACTTGAGGTAAGGGAAAATCAGAAACTGTGATTCAGGTCATCTTCCTCTTTACCCAGTTTCCTGTCTCCTTTCCcaagttgtgtttttatttttttagacaaatCTTGTCTGACACACCTGCTactccttttttattgttaatctcGTCAGCTTCCAGCACGTGGGCTTCTTGTTGCTCTTTCCTCAGGCTCGCATGCTGACGTGTCTTTATCAGAACCATTGTCCCAGTGATCCTGTGATCCAGTACTGGCCTTGATTCTCTTTCTTAGAGTTGAGATTAGAAGGTAATAGTGTAAGACAAATCTCCAAactagtttttttctctttttcccctatGCAGGAAGAATgtctaaaatattaaaagtatttacTAAATCATTTTGTTTTGAGAGTAGTAAAACCAGGAGCTAACATAACATAGGGGTTAAGGGCTAGGTTAAATCCCAACCCAGCCATTTGCTAGCTGAATGACTTTGGGTAAGTCACTGTAAACCTCATGTTTTTTGCCTCTAAAATAGGGATAATAGCAATCTCAGGAGACTGCAAGTATTAAATGCATGTGTAGTGTTTAAGCCAAGGCActtagtaaattttttaaaaatgattgctATTAACAGAATTAAAGGTGTTATCTGAATATTTTATACTTTCCAGCAGAAATCTCATGCATTACTATCTTCAGAAAGTGCTTTTTACCTTTAATGTGCATACGAACCACTAGGGATCTGGCTAAAATTCAGATTCTCATTCACTGAGGcccaagattctgcatttctgacaagctcccaggtgatgctttTGCTGCTGACTCGTACCATACTCTGAAGAACCAAGTTCTAGAAAACTGGAAGATAACATGGTAGGTAAGGATAAAGATAGGCATGAATAAGAAAGTTTAAGGTGGTTTTCTCAAAAGGTTAGGAATGGACCTTTCTTCCATCTTACAGGCAGTAAGAGACTGTGGTAGTTAAAATAATTCTCAGCTCAGAGGCCCACCTTGGATGTCACGTAGGCAGAGTCTGCTCCCTCTGTGGTCTTCATTCTGTCCCCTCTGTGGTCTTCATTCTGTCCCACTGCCTGAGGAGTACTGGTTTTCCCATAATCTACCACTGCCAGGAAGCCCAAGTTGCCTGAGGTAGCTTCATGAGGTTTTTATCTCTTGCAGTGGAAACTCCATGAGGCTCTTGAACATCTTAGGAAAGAGCAAGAAGAGGCCTGGAAGCTGGAAGTTTGTGAGAGGAAATGAACGGACAACTGGAAGGCAGGTGCCTCCTGGGGAAAGGAGTCTGTCGTCCCTGTATGGTGTTGGATCTGGCCCCTGATAGCTTCCTCATCTCTGTGAGGCAGATGTGGGGCCCAGGGTTCCAACACCAGCTTTCCCTTCACTAGatgtgtgaccttaggcaggcCACATAACCTCTCAATtccagttttttgattttttctgaTCTGTgtcttcatatgtctgaaaggAAAAGTACATGTCTCATGTATGTGTTAGCTCACAGTAGCATGACTTATATGCTTAATAAAGCAGAATTTCTGTTTCACTTTCTCCACTTAAAGCATATTTGCTAAGAGTTCAGTTAataaaatatgggaaaatcaaaccaaaagaacaCTACTCATATCCAAAGCTGAGTGCTCTGCTGAGACCACTCAGGAATGCTTCCCCGAGGTTTGCTGCAACTGAGCAACCTATATATGACCCTTGCTGTCTGACTCCTTGACTAGAGAAATACAGTGTGGCGGAGAATACAGGACCTGCCTAGACCACCCCATTGTCATCCCCTCTCCGAGCATGAGCTGGGAAGGTCACCATCTTTCAGGCTCTTAAAGAGGCCAGTGTCCTAGTCCTACCCTTTTCTGTAATTGGAAGGATCAGAAAACCTGAgaaccttatttttttattttcactttatggatgaggaaacaaaTGGCTTTAATGAAGCAAGTTGTTTCTTACAAGGCTGTTGAAGAcaagattataaaaattataaattgtttttcacATTCAAATGAAATTAGATTGACAAACTCCCTTCTCAGGTCACGTGTCTTCACATCATTTATTCATTGGGGTCTGAAACATCTCACATGTTCAAAATGTTTTACGTGTTCTCTTTGCAAAAAAGGGTGTAATTCAGCATAAAACCACATATTCTACCACATAGGATTGTTGTACAGATCCGAGATCTTATCCcatgcttttcttcctttctcagggATACAGGAAGGCAGGCCATGGGTTTTGCCTGTGGTAACCTACCTATCATACTGTGTTATGCCCAGCATCTTTACGACAGTGCCTTTGTCTCTTAGGGCCTCTCCTGGCAGTCTACAGCCCTGTAGACAGAAAGGTGCCCATGCCAGCAGCACTCTGTCGGCCTCAGTAGAATATTATCCATTGGATTACATGAGTTTGGTTTTGGATTAGAACACAACTATGATCTCAGAGTAGTAGATGGggataaaaaaaaggaaaaaaaaaaaggtaaaacaagtGAACAGGTAGAAAGGCTCATGCACTAAGTTAGGCTAAAATTGGATCTTTTGATGGTACCAGGAGAATCTTCCTGGTTctggaaactataaaatattcaccctgcCTTTCTGTTCTCTGAATCTATGCCAGAaggaggaatggaagagaaagtgtGGGGAGAAAGAATGGGTCTGggcccccaaaaaaaaaaaaaaaactagtttggGAACCCTATATTATTACATAATGAAAGGGAATTGAGACTTTCTACCTGGACAATTAACCTTAGAATGATTATTACGTGTGGAAGGGAAGATTGTACCAAAACAATTCATTAAAAGTCTTGAGGGTGTGTGTGATGTGGAAGTGATCATGGCTGGAAATAAACTATGAGGCAAGCATATGAGAATTATTGGCTCTGTTTATTGAGAGGGGCAACATTATGATGACATGTGTTGTCACCATAGTGACATAACATAGTTATGTCATAATTATGTAACAAGCTGTGATGTAGTACAAGCTTGAAGATAGTGCTTGTTGGGTTAGGATGGAGCAACACAATACATCTAAGGTTAGCTACAAGCAGAAGCAAAGTAACTTCAATAGACTATGATAAGGAATATTAAAAATTGTGTTTCTACTTTAATTGTATTGGCTGTTCGTGTATAAAGAAGGTGAAACAGGCCAAAATGGAGAAATGAACTCATTCTAACCACCAAGCTTCCAAGTTGCTCCTGCAGCATTAGCAGTAGAAGGAGAGAAGTTTCTATCAATTGCTTGGTGCAGTGATATGATGAGCCACAGACATGATCCCAGCAAAGGATGGCGCCTTCTTACATTAGAGGGACTATGTGACTTTCTGTGGGGCGATCCGTTGGGCAATAGAGTTGAGGAAGAGGTCATTAGAAAGCACTACTGACCCTAGGTGTTTAGAAGAGAGTTGAGATAAATCATTGTTGTTCTTTTACTATGTTATGTCCCTAGACACTTAGAAGAGGGTTGATATAAATCATTGTTGTTCTTTTACTATGGTCCTATTAGAGCAAATTTTGGAAGGTTCCAAGAAAAGGGGGATTATTAGATATTAAATTCATTCAAACCTAGAATGAATTAGGGAATAAatagattcatttatttattttattacatttattatatttgttacattttatttattaaatttattatttattttattttttacatttatacacTGATTTGGATGCTATCATTACTTTTTAGAAAAATTGCAAAGTTAAAGGATGCCATATTATTTCACATTGTCTGATTTGTAATTAAGACCAAGCAAGAAGGTTGCTTCTACAGGGTAGTTCCTTATTCCCCTTTCTAAGAACTACATGAAGAAAAGGACTTTGACTTTTTGGTTCACCGTTGTATTCCAGGAATGGtactctgtatgtgtgtgtatgtgtgtataatattttatattttagtaaaggaacatcctttgttaaataagcTCTTTCTTCCTTAAGGGGACAGTAAAAACTAGTTGATAATTACTCTATTCAAATACAAGTTTGATGGATTATTTCTTCTACTGTGACTTTCAAATCTGCTCAGAAGGGCAGGAGACAGGTAGCCATGCTGAGGTGCAGTGCCTACAAAGCTCCCTGTAATGCACAGGGTGGCATCCCCAACATGATACACTTATTCATATATGGCAGGGATGAGCTTTTCCTGCCCTCATTTTACTACCCAAGGAATGAGGCCTGCTACACCTGTACTTTAAGAGGAAAGGCAGCTAAAAGGGTAAAaagtgggtgacaaagtgagactctttcaaaaggaagaacagaaataaatactTACTTgcacatatgaaaataaaactcaaaggaaACCAAGTAGTtaggaagggggaggagacagagggcaaattcacacctaactggtgtCATGCACATAttctgagtgaagggcacacCTAGAAggttgacttaaaatgtacaaaagcaaattatgtaaccaaaatgtgtgtacccctataatctgaaatttcaaaaaacattttttaaaaaggaaacagatgGACAAATCCCATAGGAAATCTAATCTTCCTTTCATCAAGATTGTAAtctcttaaaatataaacattaaggGTCTACTGTGGGTGCCAGGCCCTATGTAAATGAACACACATGTGATAGACCAGGGGCCATATCTGATTATCTTGTGAGAATCACAGGATTTTCTATTAAAGGGTAGGAAATGTATAGTTgagtagatattttaaatattaacagtTGGTCCCATCTAATTTCAGGGAATTCCTCTAAGAATGAAAGATAGAGCTGGTTAGGCAGGCTTCCAGATGGAAATGCTGGGAAGAAATTTCTGTTTTATGTATAGGCAGGACTATACCCTTGTTGCTTTATATCAGACACTTGAATGCAACTAATAGTCATTGATTTCATGGACATAGTCAATTCATTACATCGATTATGGAGAAAGAATAGTGTGACTTTTcaaaattgaaatcttatcaaATATGTTTAACAACATATTTGTTTGTATGTAAGAGCTTACTAGGGAAAGTTTCTTTTCACTGTTCTTTGGGACTTCAGTTCATCATTATCACATTTTTAGGAGGATGATTCCTACTCCGCTATTCTCCAGAAATAGAATACATTCTTATAGGTAAGCAAATCCAATATTAGCCAAAGAAATGGATATTATTGTTAAGCAACCAGTCTATTTGAAAGGGTTATCATATGACTATGGACCCATAGAGGACTACATTTTGATTAATATGTAGAATTACCCTTAATATCATGGAATTAGAAATGTACTGGGTGTATCTTTAGGTATATATGTCAGAGGTTGTGTTATAtgctttacatttattattacttGACCTGCTATACCCTCTATGAGTTAATGTTGTATCCCCTATTGACAGAGAATGTTTAGACTCAGATACAATAACTTGATCCTGATTTAGTTTCTTCTTGTACTTTGAAGATTAACACTAtaagaagttttctttttaataattgtcagtggaggctggacacagtggctcacacctgtaatcctagcactctgggaggccaaggtgggtggattgcctgagctcactagtttgagaccagcccgagcaagagcaagaccctgtctctaaaaaatggccgggcattgtggcgggtgcctgtagtcccagctccttgggggctgagacaagagaattgcttgagcccaagagtttgaggttgctgtgagctgtgatgcc
This is a stretch of genomic DNA from Nycticebus coucang isolate mNycCou1 chromosome 14, mNycCou1.pri, whole genome shotgun sequence. It encodes these proteins:
- the LOC128565373 gene encoding E3 ubiquitin-protein ligase TRIM68-like, giving the protein MDPTALVEAVVEEVVYPICVTFLRDPVSIDCDHSFCHSCLSRLWEVLGESKNWAYTCPLCRAPVQPMNLRPNWQLANMIEKVRLLRLHPGMWLKSDVCEHHEQQLKVFCKEDGLVMCEACSQSPEHEAHSIVPVQDVAWEYKWKLHEALEHLRKEQEEAWKLEVCERK